The sequence TTTTTCTAAAGATGCTTCTCCAGCTTCTACATATCTATGTAAGATCTCCATCTCTTTTAAATCCTTAAAATTGAAATTAGATATTTTTGTATTTATCTTTCCTTGGATTTTATTTAAATCAACATATCCATAAATTTCTCCATGACTTGTATCTGAATCAGCTGTTAAGTAAATTTCAATATTTGTCTTATTTTTTGAAAGCCTACTTGAGATATTCTTTACTTCACCTTTCAACTCTATTCCGTAGACTTTAGAGCTCACTGTAACCTCTTCAATAAATACTTCCCATATATCTTGAAGTTTTACATCTTCATCCTTTCTTAACTCTATCTCCCTCATGACATTTCTATATTTTACTACTATATCCTTTATCTCATCTCCATAAATTTCATTTAAGTAATAATTAATAATGGAATCTAAATCATTTATCACAAACTCGCCTCTTCCTACTAATTCATTTACAGTAGTTTCAAGCTTTTTATTCATCTCATTAACATTTATAATCGTTTTAAAATCCTCTTCCATAGCATTTCTATTTTTTAAAAATTCTTTACTTAGAGTTTTAAAAGCTGTTACCATATTTTTTATTTCATTTTCCATTCTAATTATCTTTAGTGGATTTTTTTCTTGAGATATTTTTTCATAATTTTGCTTGAGTATCATGTATTCTGGAGTTGTTTCTAATTTCTCTATTTTATTATTCCAATATTCTCTTTTCTCCCTCACTTTTTCCTCTATATCCTCATATTGAAGTTTTAACGTATTTTGAAGAGTAGTTTTATTTACCTTGGCTCTAGCCCTTATAAGCTCTTCTAAATCTTGTACTTGACTATCTTTTTTTTCTTCTATTCCAGATTTATCAACTACTACATTATTTTTCTCTTCCAACTGATATCCTAAGCTTCCATCACTAGACCTCTGCGTCATAAACTCTATCCCACTAAAGTTAGCTCTACTTACTAAAAATTTTTTTTCTTTAAAATAAATATCGTAATCTGCTTCAAATTTTCCTATAGAAGCAAAATTTTTCTTTCCATCTTTTCTACTTGTAATATCTATATTTTCTATAACTATCTTTTTACTAAGTGGAAAAAATCTTACTCTCTTTATATCTACCTTTCCTTTATTTACTTCTGTTAATTTACTTTCTAAAAATTTTTTTATTATATAATTTTTTGAAAAATATAGTCCTCCTAATAAAATTACAATTACTCCAATTACTATCCCTATCTTTCTTTTCATAATATCACCTCGTCTTATTCTAGATAAACTTTTTTATTAGTATCCTAATTTTCCCTTTTTTATTCTCACCTAATATCTTTTTAAATACAAATTTTCCTTTTTTTCTTATAGTGACTATATCTCCCTCTTTTAAATTATTATTTTTCTCCTTATCTACTACATAATTTATACATACATCTCCTGCTTCTATCAATTCTTGTCCTTTAGTCCGTGAACTATTGGTCATTACAGAAACAATATTATCTAATCTTACAGAACTTATACTCTCTATTAGCTCTTTAAACTTCAAACCAGGAACTTCACTTTTATTAATTTCTTCTACTATTACAGGATTTTTACCTATCTCTTTTAAATTCTCAACTAAAAAATCAAAAATTTCATCACTAACTATTCCATAACAAAAACCATCTTCCACTATCAAATCTCCCATCAATTCCCTTTTTATTCCGAGAGACATTATTGTACCAAGGTAGTGTTTATGCTCTAACTCTTTAAATTTTGATTTGTTAATTATCTTAAAATATTTCACCGGAAAATATAGTTCATCATGAGGAAAGCTTTTTGGTTTTATAGCTATCATATTTTTTTCACAATCTTCATTGATCCCACACAAAGAAAATTCTATACTTCCTATATTCAACTGAGAAAGCTTTTTACATACCAGAGGTGGATAAAAATATTTACTATATACGGGATACTCTATTTCTTCACATAACTCTATATCATCACAAATAGCTCCTAATAAAAATTCATCAATACCTGGAAACATATTTTGAAATTTTTTTCTATCCAAATTATTTCTCTCCTCTCATTTATAACATAAATTGATTTTATACAATTTTTTTCAAAATAGCAAACTATTTTTTACTTATTCCTTTTGATATATTGAAAAATTTAGATTTTTATGTTAAAATTTAACAACAATAGTTATTAAGGAGATGAAATTAAAATGGTAAAAAGAAAGTATATTGCGCCCAATGCAATTACAGCTGCTAATATGTTTTTAGGATATCTTAGTATTACAGCATCAATTAAAGGAAACTTTATTCAAGCTATTTGGTTTATAATACTGGCTATGGTTTGTGATGGACTAGATGGAAAAACAGCAAGAAAATTAGATGCTTTTAGTGAATTTGGTAAGGAATTCGATTCATTTTGTGACGCTATATCTTTTGGATTAGCTCCAAGTATTTTAGTATATTCTATCCTTATACAATACGCTTCTGCTAGTGCTTTTATAGTTCCAGTTTCATTTATATATGCTCTTTGTGGTGTAATGAGACTTGTTAAATTTAATATTATTACGATAGCTTCTAATGAAAAAGGAGACTTCAGTGGCATGCCTATTCCTAATGCTGCTGCTATGGTATGTTCTTATTACTTAATATGTTATTACTTACAAAGAAATTTTGATATAAATTTCTTTCATTTAGATATCTTTATGGCTATAACAATTATAGCTGCTATATTAATGGTTAGTACAATAAAATTTAAAACTCCTGATAAAGCTTTCTCATTTATTCCTAAGAAGTTTGCTGGTTTATTTATTTTAGTAATTATTGTAACATTAAAATATAGTTTATTTGTAGTTTCATTCTTCTATGTAATTATAAATCTTATGAACTTCGCTACAAAAATCTTTGATAACTCTAATGATGACAACGATAAAGAGTTAGTTGATGTTATTGAAGAGGAAAGTGAAGAGGAAGAAAAAGAGAAGAAATAATAATATATAGAAATAAGTACTTAGGCTATTACAAAATTTGTAATAGCCTATTTTTAACTAAAATATGAGGGGGAGTTTATTTGGATTTTTCTTTAAAGATTAAACAGGAAACAAAACTAATATTAACTAAAGAGATGAAAATTTCTATGAACATTTTACAAATGCCTTCGTCTCAATTAAAAGAATATCTAGAAAAAGAAGCTGTAACTAATCCAGCTATTGAAATAACATATAATAATTATAAATATAAAAACTTTAATGTTTCGTTATCTAAAGATCAGTTTTCTCCTTTAGATTTTGTGAGTTATGAAGAAACACTTTTAGATTACTTAGAAGAACAACTTTGTTATTTAAAAATTCCATCTAAAATTAAAAATATCTGTCTATTTATTATCAACAACCTTGATTCTAGAGGTTATCTTGCCACATCAAAATCAGAAATAAAAAATCTTTTAAATATAAATAGTCAACAACTTAAAGAAGCCTTTGAAATTATCTATACTCTAGATCCTATAGGAATTGGAGCTGAAAATTTAAAAGATTGCTTAAAAATACAACTCACAAGTAAAAATATCACTGATAAAATTTTATTCTTGCTTATTGATAATTATCTCGAAGATATAGCTAATCAAAACTTTTCCCTAATAGAGGCTAAATTAAATATCACTAAGGAAGATATTTTAAACTATTTGGATTTAATAAAAACCCTTTCTCCTATCCCTACTAGAGGATATACTGTTAATACCAATAATAACTACATAGTTCCAGAAGCTAAAATAGAGATTAAAAATGGCAAACTAACTTTCAAGATAAATGAAGATCTTATTCCTAAAATAAATATAAATAATTCCTATTTTAATAGCTCTTTTGCTAATAAAAATTCTATTACCACTGCTATTACTATAATGAAATGTTTAGAGAAAAGATATCAAACTCTCAGTAATATACTAGAACTACTTATCGTTAAACAAAAGGATTTTTTCTTTAAAGGGAAAAATTTCCTTCATTCTCTTGTTTTAAAAGATATTGCCAATAGTCTTAATTTACATGAATCAACTATTTCAAGAGCCATAAAAGATAAATATTTAGATACTCCTCAAGGAATTATCTCTATAAAATCCCTTTTTATAGTAGATAGTAATTCTATAAAAATAAAAAAACTTTTAGAAGATTTTATTAATTCTGAAGATAAAAAATCTCCTCTATCTGATGAAAAAATAACTTCTCTATTAAGAGAAAAAGGGTATTCTACAGCAAGAAGAACAGTAACAAAATATAGAGTTGAATTAGGATTCAAATCTACTAGAGAAAGAAAAATAGGTGTTAAATAACACCTATTTTTTAACTATTGGAACCTTTATGATATACATAACATCCAATGGATTTTTTTCAAATGCTGGTCCAGACAATATATGAATAATTGTATCCCCTACTATCTTAAGATTATTATTTTCTATCCACTTTATAGTTTTTTCAATATTTTTTCCTATATCCACAAATTTAGTTTGACATACTATGCAGACATACTTCTGCTTTAAATAATGACATCTTTTATCATATCCTTCATAATCTTTCAAAAATATTAATCTATCATAGAAATAACTTTTTTTCTTTAATTCTACTTTTTTTACTGTAAAAGCAAACATTCCAGCAGGAATAAACATCTCTTCTATAGAGATTAAATATTTATTTATTTCTTTAAAAGCTTTAGATATACCTTCACCTTTCATATTTTTATCAATATCTGAATATATCCCTCGTATTTCTTCTTCCTTAATAAAAAATTTATCTATATTATTTTCTAAATCTATGAGATATTTCATTTGAATAGCATTTTCCTTCAGCTCTTTTTCTAAATTTTGAAGTCTTACTATTTCCAATTGAGTTTGTTCTATCATTTTATCTATCAAATTTAAAGTATGAGAATAGCTAACATTTTCTAAATAACTTTTTATTTTAGCATTACTAAATCCTAACTTTTTTAGATGAACTATCATCTTAATAATAGGAATCTGAAAAAATCTATAATATCTATAATTGGTTTTTTCGTCTTTATAGCTTGGAGATATTATCCCTTCATTATCGTAGTATCTCAAAGTTGAAATTGCCAATTTAGTTATCTTAGAAACCTCCCCTATTGTCAAATAATCTTCCATACTACCCCTTTCTTATCAGCTTTTGTTTTGAATTTTTAATTTTTTTATAAAACTTGTAAAATCATCTATTAAATAATAAAATACAGGTATTACTACTAATGTTAGTAATGTTGCAGTAGAAAGTCCAAATACCACTACAAATGACATTCCCTTATACATCTCTGAACCCTCTCCATTACTAAACATAAGTGGTAGCATTCCAAGTACAGTAGTAAGTGTTGTCATAAGTATTGGACGAAGTCTTGTTCTTCCAGAAGTTATTATAGCTTTATTTTTACTATCTCCTGCCTCTCTTCTAAGATTGATAAAATCTATCAACACAATAGCATTATTTACAACTATACCAGCTAGCATTACAAATCCTACTGATACCATAGCATCTATACTTAGCCCAGCTCCATAGAGAGCATAGAAAGCTCCTGTAGTAGAAAGTGGAATAGAAAGTATTATTATAAATGGCATAATAAATGACTCAAATTGCCATACTAAAATAAAATAGATCAGGAATATTGCTATTCCGAAAGTATAGATTAATTGTTCACTCATCTCTGCCATATCAGCACTCTTACCACCATATCCATAGGTTACACTGTCTGGTTTTCCCATCTCTTCTAAAGTTTCCACTATCATATTTTGTGCTGTTTTTAAATCTAGGTTATCATCAAGATTAGCATATAATACTATTTTCTTTCTCTTATCTTTTTTCTCCAATTTAGATGGTCCTTCTTCTATTTTAAAAGTAGCTACATCTGAAATCTTTATATTTTTTCCGTTAGGTAAAGTTATTCTAGAATCTAAAATATATTGAGTAGACTCTCTGTATATTTGTTGAAGTTTTAATGTTACATCTATCTCATCATTATCACTATTTATTTTTATTGGAACTCCACCTTGTATCTGTACCTGTATCATACGAGCTATATCACTTATTTTCAACCCATAGTACTCTGCTTTCTCTCTATCTATATAGAATTTTCCCTCTGGTTTTCCACCTTCAAAAGAGGTAGTTACATCTTTTATTCCATCTATTTTAGATACTCTATCTTTTAATTCTGAAATTATAGATTGAAGTTGTATTTCATTATCTGAATATAGCTCGAACTCTAAGTCATATATTCCCCTCACTCCAAATTTATATCCTGGAGTTACAGTTATCTCCACATCTGGTATATCTACATAGACTTTTCTCAGCTCTCTTAAGATATCACTCATAGATTTATCCCTAGTAGTTTTCAATCCTCCATTAATATTTAAAATAGCTCTAGCTCCACTTCCAGAAACAGTAAAATCTTTTACAAAGTCAAAACTCTTAACTCTCTCCTCTAAAATCTTAGCTATTCTATCTCCTTTATTTACATCAGCTCCAGATGGTAGCTTTGCCACTACAGCAAATCTTCCCTCGTCCACAGTAGGAATAAATCTTCCTCCTAATTTACTTCCTACATATAACGAACCTAAGAAAAGTACTGTCATTATTACCACAACTATTCCTCTTCTTCTCACTGCCCACTTAAGTAGTACCACATACCATTTTCTTAAAGATTTTAAAAATTTTCCCTCTGAATTAAGATTTTTATTCTCATTCATTATCTTACTAGATATCATAGGTACAAAGGTAAGTGATATCACTAAAGAAGCTAACAATGAGTATGAGATAGCATAACACAGATTATTGAACTGCTCTTTAGCAAGCCCCTCTTGGAATACTAAAGGTAGAAAAGCTGCAACAGTAGTCAGTGTAGAAGCAAGTACAGGTAAAGCCATCTCCTCTGCTCCATCTCTAGCTGCTGCTACTCTATTTTTCCCTAACTCTGATATATGTCTAAATATATTATCTACAACAACAACCGAGTTATCTACTAGCATTCCTATTCCTAGAGATAATCCCATTAAAGACATCAGATTTAAAGTTATCCCTTGAGCATTTAATAGGAAAAATGTAAATATTACAGATATTGGAATTGCAGTAGCTATAATAAGTGTAGCTGATATACTTTTTAAAAATACAAAAAGTATTCCAGAAGCTAGTAAAAGTCCCATTATTCCACTAGACTGAACATTTTTTATAGAGTTCATTATAGTTATAGATGAATCAAACTCATAGTTCATAACTGTATTGATAGGAAATGAGCCCTTAGCTTGCTCCATTACTTTTTTTACATTTTTTACTATTCCAACTGCATTTCCTTCATCTGTTTTAGAAACTATTACAACTATATTTTCTTTTCCATTTTTTCTACTTACAGAACTTCTATCTTTAGGGGAGATTTTTATATCTGCTATATCCTTTAATTTTAAAATATGACCATCTCTATTCAAAAGTACTATCTCTTTAATCTCATCAGCTCTCTCTATCTCAGCTTCTACTTTGATTAAGTACTCTTTCTCTCCCTCTCTAAGTATCCCTCCTGGAATATTTACACTGGCACTAGCCATCTTGTTATATACATCCATAATACCTAGATTGTAGTTTTCTAATTTATCTGGATCTACTACTACTGCTACCTCTTGCTCTCTTCCTCCAAATACCTCTATCTCTGATACTCCCTCTATTCTCTCTAGCATAGGTTTAAGAGTGCTTTCCACATAACTTCTCATCTCTACTAAATCACCACCGGCCATAGAAAAAGTAATAGCTGGAACATCAGAGGATGAACTTTTTCTTATTGTTGGTTCGTCCATATCCTCTGGGAATTTTTTTCTTATTTGATTTATCTCATTTTGTATCAAAGTTATTTTTGTTTCTACATCAGTACCATATTTAAATTTTACATATATCATTGAGGTTTCAGCTGTTGATTCAGAGCTGTACTCTGTTATTCCCTCAACATTAGGTAGTACCTCTTCTATTTTTCTAGTTATCATCTTATCCATATCAGATGGAGTTGCCCCATCCCACTTTACTCTTATTCTTACAGTAGGTCTATTTATATTTGGCATCATCTCCACTGGCATCTTTTTTAGTCCTAGATAACCAAAAAATATCATAGAGATTAGGAACATTATTGTAGTAGCTGGCTTTCTTATTGAAAATTCTGGTATCGATTTCATACTAATTCTCCTTTACCTTATCATTATTATTTAATAGATATTGTCCCTCTACTACCACTCTATCTCCAGCTTTGTAATCTTCAAACTCTATCAGTTGCATATCTCCAATAGTTTCTTTAGGTGTTACTCTATATATTGTAGCTTTTCCCTCTCTCACTATAGCTATATATGAGTATAAATCCTTTATCATAACAGCTTTAGTAGGAACAAAGATACCACTTACCTCTCCCTGTTCTAAATTTACCTTTGCATACATTCCCTTTAAAATTTTATTATCTCCATTATCTACTAATAATCTTAAAGAGTATTTTTTACTATTACTATCAGAGCTTAGATTTATCTCACTTATTACTCCCTCTCTACTTATTCCAAGTTCCTCTATATATATTTCAGCCTTATTCCCTAGCTCACTATATTTTATATCTTTTCCAGAGATAGCTATATCCACTTCCATCTTAGAACTATCTACAATAGTTACTATCTCTTTCCCACTCTCTACTCTCTCATATTTTTTTACAAACAGATCTGTTATTACTCCATCTATTTTAGATATGATTCTCAATCTATCATAATCATCTTTAGCTTTTAAAAATTTCCCCTCTGCTATTTTTAAATCTCCCTGTGCTGTTTCATATCTATTTTTTACAGCTAAATAATCATTTTCAGATATTATCTCTTTTTCATAGAGCTTTTTATATTTCTCAAAACTAATCTTCTCAGTTGAATATGTAGATTTTGCCTTTAAAAGTTGACCCTGTGCCTCAAAAAAACTTGCTTCTACATCTGCATTAGATATTCTAGCTATTACTTCCCCTTTTTTTACTTTATCTCCATTTTTAAAATATATCTCTTCAATATCCCCACCTGTAGTAGTAATTATTTTCATTTCCGATCGAGGTTTTAACTCTCCATTGTAATTCTTTATATTGGTTATACTTTTCTTACCTAAATTTATACTTTTAATAATTTTTATATTTTCTTTTTTATTATTAGCCATCTGGCTCTTCTCACCACTACAACCAATAATAATAGTCAAAATTAATAACATTACTATCCCTTTCACTATAATCCCCTCCAAGTATTTTCTTTTTATAATCTTAGCACAATCTATTCACAATGTAAATGAAAGATTTCAAATGTAATGTATTATTAGCTTATTTTTATGTCCTCAATATGTCAAATATAAAAATTTATAAATCTTTTATTAAATATAAAAAATAATATTTTTAATAACAAAAAAGGAGAAATATTTTACTTTTTAGTAAAATTTTCTCCTTTTTCTTTACTAATTTTAATATAAGAAATCTGATTAGAAAATATTATTTTTTCTTTTTATTTTTTAATTTTTCAAGTAGTTCTTCATCTATTTCTACGCTACCTTCTCTAGATATATCAGGAATAGTTCTTTCCATAGGAATTACTCCTATTCCCATTACTATCTCATATGGTAATGAGACTCTAAAAGTTTTTAACATTTTTAACATATTTTCTATCTTATCTCCTGGAAGAGTAAGCAAAAATATACAATCTGTTCCTGGCCATATTTGAGTATTTTTGTGCTTTAATTTTTCACTCCAAACACTCTCTACCTTTCTTTGGACTGTATATAAATGGAAATGAATATCTTCAAAAAACTCTTCCAACATCGCTTTATGTGACTCATTGATATAAATCATCATCATTTTATAGTTATCAAAATTATTCATATATCATTCCCCCGTTTAATTATTTATTTTTTTTAGAAAAATTTTTTTTATAAACTTTCTAATTTTCTCAATAAAATCTTCAACTATTGTAAATAATATAGGTATAATAACCAAAGTCAATAAAGTTGAGAATGTTAATCCACACATTACTGTTATTGCCATCCCTCTATATATCTCTGACCCTTCCCCTATTCCTAAAGATAATGGCAACATTCCTAATACTGTTGTCATCGTTGTCATTAATATTGGTCTAAGTCTTGTTCTACAAGATTCTATGACTGCTTCTGTTCTAGTACTACCTCTTTCTATTGTAAGTTGTATAAAATCAATAAGTACGATAGCATTGTTTACAACAACTCCAGCAAGAAGTATCATCCCTATCATAACCATTACATTAACAGCTTGTCCAAATACTATTAACCCCCAAATAATACCTACTAATGCTAAAGGGATAGAACCAATTATGATAAATGGTAACAAAAAATTTTCAAATTGTGCTGCTAGCAATGCATAAATCAAAAATATTGATATTCCTAAAGCTAATCCTAATTGACTAACTGAATTATTTAAATTTTCAGAGTCTCCACCCCATCTATATGACACTGAAGCAGGAGGATTTGAATTATTAAATGCTTTCACCATTTCATCTTGTATAGCTTTCGTTCCTACACCATTATCATTAGCAGAAACAGTTACACTATATATCCTATCAGTTTTATTAATCTCTGAAGATCCTTCAGCATATACTATATCAACTATATCAGAGACCTTAATAAATTTATTATCCCCTATTTTTATATTTATATTTTGAATATCATTAATATCCCTTCTTTTATCTTTAGGAAGTCTAACTAATACATCTATTTCTTCTGTTCCTGTTTTTACTGTAACAGTATCTCCTCTGTTTCCTCCTAATATTGAATAACTCAATATTTGTCCTACTGTTGTTGGATCTACTCCATAGCTTTTTATTTTCTCTCTATTTAATACTATTCTTGCCTCTACGTTACCTGGATCCAATGTCGATTTTATATCTACAGCTCCAGGATATTCTTTTAATCTATTTATTACATTATTTCCAACTATTTTTAACTCTTCTAAATTTGCGCCAACTATATTAAACTCAACATCTCTAGATGGAGATCTCATTGAAAATTCTTCTGACATACTAATTCTTGTATCTGGTATTTTTTCAACTGCTGGCCTGATTTTATTCATTATTTCAAAAACAGAAATATCTCTAGTATCTTTTTTTCCTACATCTACGTTTACTGATAATTGATCATTTTGGACCACTGTAAAGAAAAATTTAGTATTCTCTTCCTTTTGAACTATATCTTCTATTTGATTAGCAATAGATATTGACTTTTCTAAATCTAAACCTTTACCTAATTCTACAGCTATTGAATATCTTCCTTTATCTTGTTTAGGAAAAAATTCCATTTTTAAGAATTTTGGGCCTATCATTATAGAAATTAAAAATAAAACAATTGAAATTCCTACAGTTTTTAATCTATTATGAAGTGCCCAATTAATAAGTTTCATATAATTATTTTTTACTGTACTAAATATTTTCCCTTCCGTAGTAATATTTACCTTATTATTTAAAAACCTACTTGCTAGCATTGGTATTAATGTCAATGAAACTAGTAATGCTGCTATATTAGAATAAATAATAGAGTATGATAAATCTCTAAATATTTCTCTAGCAATACCTGGTATAAATAATATAGGTATAAATACTACCATTGTTGTAAGTGCTGATGCTATAACTGATAGTGTTACTTCTGTAGCTCCATTTTCAGATGCTTCCATTACTGGAGAGTGCAACTCTGTCATATGACGATAAATATTATCAACAACAACAACAGAGTTATCTGTAAGCATTCCTACTCCTATCGATAATCCCATAAGAGAGATTAGATTAAGAGAAGTCCCATTTAATGCTAAAAAAGCAAATGTGAAAATTATCGCCACTGGTAAAGCTACAGAAACCAATACTGTAGCTCTAATATTTTTTAAAAATAGTAACAATACTATAGTAGCCAATATAAGCCCTTGCACAGCATTTCCACTAACACTCGATATTGAACTTTCAATATCTTCTGAAGAATCCATTAAAACTTGATATTCTGTTCCTGGAGGCATAACTGATCTCAAACTTTCTACAGCTTTACTAGCTGCTTGATTTAACTCTATTGTACTTCCAT comes from Fusobacterium necrogenes and encodes:
- a CDS encoding YlmH family RNA-binding protein gives rise to the protein MDRKKFQNMFPGIDEFLLGAICDDIELCEEIEYPVYSKYFYPPLVCKKLSQLNIGSIEFSLCGINEDCEKNMIAIKPKSFPHDELYFPVKYFKIINKSKFKELEHKHYLGTIMSLGIKRELMGDLIVEDGFCYGIVSDEIFDFLVENLKEIGKNPVIVEEINKSEVPGLKFKELIESISSVRLDNIVSVMTNSSRTKGQELIEAGDVCINYVVDKEKNNNLKEGDIVTIRKKGKFVFKKILGENKKGKIRILIKKFI
- the pssA gene encoding CDP-diacylglycerol--serine O-phosphatidyltransferase; translation: MVKRKYIAPNAITAANMFLGYLSITASIKGNFIQAIWFIILAMVCDGLDGKTARKLDAFSEFGKEFDSFCDAISFGLAPSILVYSILIQYASASAFIVPVSFIYALCGVMRLVKFNIITIASNEKGDFSGMPIPNAAAMVCSYYLICYYLQRNFDINFFHLDIFMAITIIAAILMVSTIKFKTPDKAFSFIPKKFAGLFILVIIVTLKYSLFVVSFFYVIINLMNFATKIFDNSNDDNDKELVDVIEEESEEEEKEKK
- the rpoN gene encoding RNA polymerase factor sigma-54 — translated: MDFSLKIKQETKLILTKEMKISMNILQMPSSQLKEYLEKEAVTNPAIEITYNNYKYKNFNVSLSKDQFSPLDFVSYEETLLDYLEEQLCYLKIPSKIKNICLFIINNLDSRGYLATSKSEIKNLLNINSQQLKEAFEIIYTLDPIGIGAENLKDCLKIQLTSKNITDKILFLLIDNYLEDIANQNFSLIEAKLNITKEDILNYLDLIKTLSPIPTRGYTVNTNNNYIVPEAKIEIKNGKLTFKINEDLIPKININNSYFNSSFANKNSITTAITIMKCLEKRYQTLSNILELLIVKQKDFFFKGKNFLHSLVLKDIANSLNLHESTISRAIKDKYLDTPQGIISIKSLFIVDSNSIKIKKLLEDFINSEDKKSPLSDEKITSLLREKGYSTARRTVTKYRVELGFKSTRERKIGVK
- a CDS encoding MerR family transcriptional regulator, translated to MEDYLTIGEVSKITKLAISTLRYYDNEGIISPSYKDEKTNYRYYRFFQIPIIKMIVHLKKLGFSNAKIKSYLENVSYSHTLNLIDKMIEQTQLEIVRLQNLEKELKENAIQMKYLIDLENNIDKFFIKEEEIRGIYSDIDKNMKGEGISKAFKEINKYLISIEEMFIPAGMFAFTVKKVELKKKSYFYDRLIFLKDYEGYDKRCHYLKQKYVCIVCQTKFVDIGKNIEKTIKWIENNNLKIVGDTIIHILSGPAFEKNPLDVMYIIKVPIVKK
- a CDS encoding efflux RND transporter permease subunit gives rise to the protein MKSIPEFSIRKPATTIMFLISMIFFGYLGLKKMPVEMMPNINRPTVRIRVKWDGATPSDMDKMITRKIEEVLPNVEGITEYSSESTAETSMIYVKFKYGTDVETKITLIQNEINQIRKKFPEDMDEPTIRKSSSSDVPAITFSMAGGDLVEMRSYVESTLKPMLERIEGVSEIEVFGGREQEVAVVVDPDKLENYNLGIMDVYNKMASASVNIPGGILREGEKEYLIKVEAEIERADEIKEIVLLNRDGHILKLKDIADIKISPKDRSSVSRKNGKENIVVIVSKTDEGNAVGIVKNVKKVMEQAKGSFPINTVMNYEFDSSITIMNSIKNVQSSGIMGLLLASGILFVFLKSISATLIIATAIPISVIFTFFLLNAQGITLNLMSLMGLSLGIGMLVDNSVVVVDNIFRHISELGKNRVAAARDGAEEMALPVLASTLTTVAAFLPLVFQEGLAKEQFNNLCYAISYSLLASLVISLTFVPMISSKIMNENKNLNSEGKFLKSLRKWYVVLLKWAVRRRGIVVVIMTVLFLGSLYVGSKLGGRFIPTVDEGRFAVVAKLPSGADVNKGDRIAKILEERVKSFDFVKDFTVSGSGARAILNINGGLKTTRDKSMSDILRELRKVYVDIPDVEITVTPGYKFGVRGIYDLEFELYSDNEIQLQSIISELKDRVSKIDGIKDVTTSFEGGKPEGKFYIDREKAEYYGLKISDIARMIQVQIQGGVPIKINSDNDEIDVTLKLQQIYRESTQYILDSRITLPNGKNIKISDVATFKIEEGPSKLEKKDKRKKIVLYANLDDNLDLKTAQNMIVETLEEMGKPDSVTYGYGGKSADMAEMSEQLIYTFGIAIFLIYFILVWQFESFIMPFIIILSIPLSTTGAFYALYGAGLSIDAMVSVGFVMLAGIVVNNAIVLIDFINLRREAGDSKNKAIITSGRTRLRPILMTTLTTVLGMLPLMFSNGEGSEMYKGMSFVVVFGLSTATLLTLVVIPVFYYLIDDFTSFIKKLKIQNKS
- a CDS encoding efflux RND transporter periplasmic adaptor subunit — protein: MKGIVMLLILTIIIGCSGEKSQMANNKKENIKIIKSINLGKKSITNIKNYNGELKPRSEMKIITTTGGDIEEIYFKNGDKVKKGEVIARISNADVEASFFEAQGQLLKAKSTYSTEKISFEKYKKLYEKEIISENDYLAVKNRYETAQGDLKIAEGKFLKAKDDYDRLRIISKIDGVITDLFVKKYERVESGKEIVTIVDSSKMEVDIAISGKDIKYSELGNKAEIYIEELGISREGVISEINLSSDSNSKKYSLRLLVDNGDNKILKGMYAKVNLEQGEVSGIFVPTKAVMIKDLYSYIAIVREGKATIYRVTPKETIGDMQLIEFEDYKAGDRVVVEGQYLLNNNDKVKEN
- a CDS encoding PG0541 family transporter-associated protein, translated to MNNFDNYKMMMIYINESHKAMLEEFFEDIHFHLYTVQRKVESVWSEKLKHKNTQIWPGTDCIFLLTLPGDKIENMLKMLKTFRVSLPYEIVMGIGVIPMERTIPDISREGSVEIDEELLEKLKNKKKK